A window of the Eubalaena glacialis isolate mEubGla1 chromosome 9, mEubGla1.1.hap2.+ XY, whole genome shotgun sequence genome harbors these coding sequences:
- the RNF20 gene encoding E3 ubiquitin-protein ligase BRE1A isoform X1 → MSGIGNKRAAGEPGTSVPPEKKTAVEDSGTTVETIKLGSVSSTINKTGFLGQEELDIRTLQAKNRKLAEMLDQRQAIEDELREHIEKLERRQATDDASLLIVNRYWSQFDENIRIILKRYDLEQGLGDLLTERKALVVPEPEPDSDSNQERKDDRERGEGQEPAFSFLATLASSSSEEMESQLQERVESSRRAVSQIVTVYDKLQEKVELLSRKLNSGDNLIVEEAVQELNSFLAQEDMRLQELTDLLQEKHCTMSQEFAKLQSKVETAESRVSVLESMIDDLQWDIDKIRKREQRLNRHLVEVLERVNSKGYKVYGAGSSLYGGTITINARKFEEMNAELEENKELAQNRHCELEKLRQDFEEVTTQNEKLKVELRSAVEEVVKETPEYRCMQSQFSVLYNESLQLKAHLDEARTLLHGTRGTHQRQVELIERDEVSLHKKLRTEVIQLEDTLAQVRKEYEMLRIEFEQTLAANEQAGPINREMRHLISSLQNHNHQLKGEVLRYKRKLREAQSDLNKTRLRSGSALLQSQSSTEDPKDEPAELKQDPEDLSAQSTASKASQEEVNEIKSKRDEEERERERREKEREREREREKEKEREREKQKLKESEKERDSAKDKEKGKHDDGRKKEAEIIKQLKIELKKAQESQKEMKLLLDMYRSAPKEQRDKVQLMAAEKKSKGELEDLRQRLKDLEDKEKKENKKMADEDALRKIRAVEEQIEYLQKKLAMAKQEEEALLSEMDVTGQAFEDMQEQNIRLMQQLREKDDANFKLMSERIKSNQIHKLLKEEKEELADQVLTLKTQVDAQLQVVRKLEEKEHLLQSNIGTGEKELGLRTQALEMNKRKAMEAAQLADDLKAQLELAQKKLHDFQDEIVENSVTKEKDMFNFKRAQEDISRLRRKLETTKKPDNVPKCDEILMEEIKDYKARLTCPCCNMRKKDAVLTKCFHVFCFECVKTRYDTRQRKCPKCNAAFGANDFHRIYIG, encoded by the exons ATTAATAAGACTGGTTTCCTGGGGCAGGAGGAGTTAGACATTCGAACACTGCAAGCCAAAAATCGCAAACTGGCAGAAATGCTGGATCAACGGCAAGCCATTGAAGATGAACTCCGTGAGCACATTGAAAAACTGGAACGAAGACAGGCCACCGATGATGCCTCACTATTGATCGTCAACCGGTACTGGAGTCAG TTTGATGAAAACATCCGTATCATCCTTAAACGTTATGATCTGGAGCAGGGTTTGGGAGACCTACTCACAGAAAGAAAAGCCCTTGTTGTGCCTGAGCCGGAACCAGACTCTGATAGCAATCAGGAACGGAAAGATGACCGAGAGAGAG ggGAAGGGCAAGAGCCAGCTTTCTCTTTCCTTGCTACTTTGGCCAGCAGTTCCAGTGAAGAGATGGAATCTCAGCTGCAGGAGCGCGTGGAGTCCTCCCGCCGAGCTGTGTCCCAGATTGTGACCGTCTATGATAAACTGCAAGAAAAAGTGGAGCTCTTATCGCGGAAGCTGAACAGTGGAG ATAATCTGATAGTGGAGGAAGCAGTGCAGGAGCTGAATTCCTTCCTTGCACAAGAGGACATGAGGCTACAAGAATTGACAGACCTCCTTCAGGAGAAGCATTGCACCATGTCTCAGGAG TTCGCCAAGTTGCAGAGTAAAGTGGAGACAGCTGAGTCACGAGTATCTGTCCTGGAGTCCATGATTGATGACCTGCAGTGGGATATTGACAAAATTCGAAAGAGGGAACAGCGACTCAATCGACACTTAGTAGAAGTCCTAGAACGG GTGAATTCAAAAGGTTATAAAGTATACGGTGCAGGGAGCAGTCTCTATGGCGGCACAATCACTATCAATGCCCGGAAG tTTGAGGAAATGAACGCAGAGCTCGAGGAGAACAAAGAGTTGGCTCAGAACCGTCACTGTGAGCTGGAGAAACTTCGGCAAGACTTTGAGGAGGTCActacacaaaatgaaaagctgAAG GTGGAATTGCGGAGTGCTGTGGAGGAAGTGGTCAAGGAGACTCCAGAATATCGCTGCATGCAGTCACAGTTCTCTGTCCTGTACAACGAGAGCCTGCAGTTGAAAGCCCACTTGGATGAGGCTCGGACCCTGCTTCATGGCACCAGGGGGACCCACCAACGCCAAGTTGAGCTCATTGAG CGAGATGAGGTTAGTCTTCATAAGAAGCTGAGGACCGAAGTGATCCAGCTAGAAGATACACTGGCCCAGGTCCGCAAGGAGTATGAAATGCTGAGGATAGAATTTGAGCAGACCCTTGCTGCCAACGAACAAGCAG GCCCCATAAACCGGGAGATGCGCCACCTCATCAGTAGCCTCCAGAATCACAATCACCAGCTGAAAGGGGAGGTCCTAAGGTATAAGCGGAAACTGAGAGAAGCCCAGTCTGACCTGAACAAG ACACGGCTGCGCAGTGGGAGTGCCCTCCTGCAGTCTCAGTCCAGTACCGAGGACCCTAAGGACGAGCCTGCAGAGCTAAAACAAGATCCTGAGGACTTGTCTGCCCAGTCCACCGCATCGAAGGCATCTCAGGAGGAAGTCAACGAAATTAAGTCCAAACGCGATGAGGAAGAGCGAGAacgagaaaggagggagaaagagagggagcgAGAAAGAGAgcgggagaaggaaaaggagagagaacgagagaaacagaaactaaaagagtcagaaaaagagagagattctgctaaagataaagagaaagggaaacatgatgatggaaggaaaaaggaagcagaaatTATCAAACAATTGAAGATTGAGCTCAA GAAGGCACAGGAGAGCCAAAAGGAGATGAAACTATTGCTAGATATGTACCGCTCTGCCCCAAAGGAACAGAGAGACAAGGTTCAGCTAATGGCAGCTGAGAAGAAGTCTAAGGGAGAG TTGGAAGATTTAAGGCAAAGACTCAAAGATCTGGaagataaggagaaaaaagagaacaagaaaatGGCTGATGAAGATGCCCTGAGGAAGATCCGGGCAGTAGAGGAGCAGATAGAATACCTGCAGAAGAAGCTGGCCATGGCCAAGCAG GAGGAAGAAGCTCTCCTCTCTGAGATGGACGTCACAGGCCAGGCCTTTGAAGACATGCAGGAGCAAAATATCCGTTTGATGCAGCAGTTGAGGGAGAAGGATGATGCAAATTTCAAGCTCATGTCAGAACGTATCAAGTCCAATCAGATCCATAAGCTgctgaaagaagagaaggaggagctgGCAGACCAGGTTTTGACTCTGAAGACTCAG gttGATGCCCAGTTACAGGTAGTGAGGAAACTGGAAGAGAAGGAGCATCTGTTACAAAGCAACATTGGCACAGGGGAGAAGGAGCTGGGTCTTAGGACCCAAGCCTTAGAGATGAATAAACGCAAG GCAATGGAGGCAGCCCAGCTTGCAGATGACCTCAAAGCACAGTTGGAGTTGGCTCAGAAGAAGCTACATGATTTTCAGGATGAGATTGTGGAGAACAGTGTCACCAAAGAAAAAGATATGTTCAATTTCAAACGGGCCCAG GAGGACATCTCTAGACTTCGAAGGAAGCTGGAGACCACAAAGAAACCAGACAATGTACCCAAATGTGATGAGATTCTGATGGAGGAGATTAAGGATTACAAG gcaCGCCTGACCTGTCCGTGTTGCAACATGCGTAAAAAGGATGCTGTACTTACCAAGTGTTTTCACGTTTTCTGCTTTGAGTGTGTGAAGACCCGCTATGACACCCGCCAGCGCAAATGTCCCAAGTGTAATGCTGCTTTTGGTGCCAATGATTTCCATCGCATCTACATTGGTTGA
- the RNF20 gene encoding E3 ubiquitin-protein ligase BRE1A isoform X2, giving the protein MSGIGNKRAAGEPGTSVPPEKKTAVEDSGTTVETIKLGSVSSTEELDIRTLQAKNRKLAEMLDQRQAIEDELREHIEKLERRQATDDASLLIVNRYWSQFDENIRIILKRYDLEQGLGDLLTERKALVVPEPEPDSDSNQERKDDRERGEGQEPAFSFLATLASSSSEEMESQLQERVESSRRAVSQIVTVYDKLQEKVELLSRKLNSGDNLIVEEAVQELNSFLAQEDMRLQELTDLLQEKHCTMSQEFAKLQSKVETAESRVSVLESMIDDLQWDIDKIRKREQRLNRHLVEVLERVNSKGYKVYGAGSSLYGGTITINARKFEEMNAELEENKELAQNRHCELEKLRQDFEEVTTQNEKLKVELRSAVEEVVKETPEYRCMQSQFSVLYNESLQLKAHLDEARTLLHGTRGTHQRQVELIERDEVSLHKKLRTEVIQLEDTLAQVRKEYEMLRIEFEQTLAANEQAGPINREMRHLISSLQNHNHQLKGEVLRYKRKLREAQSDLNKTRLRSGSALLQSQSSTEDPKDEPAELKQDPEDLSAQSTASKASQEEVNEIKSKRDEEERERERREKEREREREREKEKEREREKQKLKESEKERDSAKDKEKGKHDDGRKKEAEIIKQLKIELKKAQESQKEMKLLLDMYRSAPKEQRDKVQLMAAEKKSKGELEDLRQRLKDLEDKEKKENKKMADEDALRKIRAVEEQIEYLQKKLAMAKQEEEALLSEMDVTGQAFEDMQEQNIRLMQQLREKDDANFKLMSERIKSNQIHKLLKEEKEELADQVLTLKTQVDAQLQVVRKLEEKEHLLQSNIGTGEKELGLRTQALEMNKRKAMEAAQLADDLKAQLELAQKKLHDFQDEIVENSVTKEKDMFNFKRAQEDISRLRRKLETTKKPDNVPKCDEILMEEIKDYKARLTCPCCNMRKKDAVLTKCFHVFCFECVKTRYDTRQRKCPKCNAAFGANDFHRIYIG; this is encoded by the exons GAGGAGTTAGACATTCGAACACTGCAAGCCAAAAATCGCAAACTGGCAGAAATGCTGGATCAACGGCAAGCCATTGAAGATGAACTCCGTGAGCACATTGAAAAACTGGAACGAAGACAGGCCACCGATGATGCCTCACTATTGATCGTCAACCGGTACTGGAGTCAG TTTGATGAAAACATCCGTATCATCCTTAAACGTTATGATCTGGAGCAGGGTTTGGGAGACCTACTCACAGAAAGAAAAGCCCTTGTTGTGCCTGAGCCGGAACCAGACTCTGATAGCAATCAGGAACGGAAAGATGACCGAGAGAGAG ggGAAGGGCAAGAGCCAGCTTTCTCTTTCCTTGCTACTTTGGCCAGCAGTTCCAGTGAAGAGATGGAATCTCAGCTGCAGGAGCGCGTGGAGTCCTCCCGCCGAGCTGTGTCCCAGATTGTGACCGTCTATGATAAACTGCAAGAAAAAGTGGAGCTCTTATCGCGGAAGCTGAACAGTGGAG ATAATCTGATAGTGGAGGAAGCAGTGCAGGAGCTGAATTCCTTCCTTGCACAAGAGGACATGAGGCTACAAGAATTGACAGACCTCCTTCAGGAGAAGCATTGCACCATGTCTCAGGAG TTCGCCAAGTTGCAGAGTAAAGTGGAGACAGCTGAGTCACGAGTATCTGTCCTGGAGTCCATGATTGATGACCTGCAGTGGGATATTGACAAAATTCGAAAGAGGGAACAGCGACTCAATCGACACTTAGTAGAAGTCCTAGAACGG GTGAATTCAAAAGGTTATAAAGTATACGGTGCAGGGAGCAGTCTCTATGGCGGCACAATCACTATCAATGCCCGGAAG tTTGAGGAAATGAACGCAGAGCTCGAGGAGAACAAAGAGTTGGCTCAGAACCGTCACTGTGAGCTGGAGAAACTTCGGCAAGACTTTGAGGAGGTCActacacaaaatgaaaagctgAAG GTGGAATTGCGGAGTGCTGTGGAGGAAGTGGTCAAGGAGACTCCAGAATATCGCTGCATGCAGTCACAGTTCTCTGTCCTGTACAACGAGAGCCTGCAGTTGAAAGCCCACTTGGATGAGGCTCGGACCCTGCTTCATGGCACCAGGGGGACCCACCAACGCCAAGTTGAGCTCATTGAG CGAGATGAGGTTAGTCTTCATAAGAAGCTGAGGACCGAAGTGATCCAGCTAGAAGATACACTGGCCCAGGTCCGCAAGGAGTATGAAATGCTGAGGATAGAATTTGAGCAGACCCTTGCTGCCAACGAACAAGCAG GCCCCATAAACCGGGAGATGCGCCACCTCATCAGTAGCCTCCAGAATCACAATCACCAGCTGAAAGGGGAGGTCCTAAGGTATAAGCGGAAACTGAGAGAAGCCCAGTCTGACCTGAACAAG ACACGGCTGCGCAGTGGGAGTGCCCTCCTGCAGTCTCAGTCCAGTACCGAGGACCCTAAGGACGAGCCTGCAGAGCTAAAACAAGATCCTGAGGACTTGTCTGCCCAGTCCACCGCATCGAAGGCATCTCAGGAGGAAGTCAACGAAATTAAGTCCAAACGCGATGAGGAAGAGCGAGAacgagaaaggagggagaaagagagggagcgAGAAAGAGAgcgggagaaggaaaaggagagagaacgagagaaacagaaactaaaagagtcagaaaaagagagagattctgctaaagataaagagaaagggaaacatgatgatggaaggaaaaaggaagcagaaatTATCAAACAATTGAAGATTGAGCTCAA GAAGGCACAGGAGAGCCAAAAGGAGATGAAACTATTGCTAGATATGTACCGCTCTGCCCCAAAGGAACAGAGAGACAAGGTTCAGCTAATGGCAGCTGAGAAGAAGTCTAAGGGAGAG TTGGAAGATTTAAGGCAAAGACTCAAAGATCTGGaagataaggagaaaaaagagaacaagaaaatGGCTGATGAAGATGCCCTGAGGAAGATCCGGGCAGTAGAGGAGCAGATAGAATACCTGCAGAAGAAGCTGGCCATGGCCAAGCAG GAGGAAGAAGCTCTCCTCTCTGAGATGGACGTCACAGGCCAGGCCTTTGAAGACATGCAGGAGCAAAATATCCGTTTGATGCAGCAGTTGAGGGAGAAGGATGATGCAAATTTCAAGCTCATGTCAGAACGTATCAAGTCCAATCAGATCCATAAGCTgctgaaagaagagaaggaggagctgGCAGACCAGGTTTTGACTCTGAAGACTCAG gttGATGCCCAGTTACAGGTAGTGAGGAAACTGGAAGAGAAGGAGCATCTGTTACAAAGCAACATTGGCACAGGGGAGAAGGAGCTGGGTCTTAGGACCCAAGCCTTAGAGATGAATAAACGCAAG GCAATGGAGGCAGCCCAGCTTGCAGATGACCTCAAAGCACAGTTGGAGTTGGCTCAGAAGAAGCTACATGATTTTCAGGATGAGATTGTGGAGAACAGTGTCACCAAAGAAAAAGATATGTTCAATTTCAAACGGGCCCAG GAGGACATCTCTAGACTTCGAAGGAAGCTGGAGACCACAAAGAAACCAGACAATGTACCCAAATGTGATGAGATTCTGATGGAGGAGATTAAGGATTACAAG gcaCGCCTGACCTGTCCGTGTTGCAACATGCGTAAAAAGGATGCTGTACTTACCAAGTGTTTTCACGTTTTCTGCTTTGAGTGTGTGAAGACCCGCTATGACACCCGCCAGCGCAAATGTCCCAAGTGTAATGCTGCTTTTGGTGCCAATGATTTCCATCGCATCTACATTGGTTGA
- the RNF20 gene encoding E3 ubiquitin-protein ligase BRE1A isoform X3 yields MLDQRQAIEDELREHIEKLERRQATDDASLLIVNRYWSQFDENIRIILKRYDLEQGLGDLLTERKALVVPEPEPDSDSNQERKDDRERGEGQEPAFSFLATLASSSSEEMESQLQERVESSRRAVSQIVTVYDKLQEKVELLSRKLNSGDNLIVEEAVQELNSFLAQEDMRLQELTDLLQEKHCTMSQEFAKLQSKVETAESRVSVLESMIDDLQWDIDKIRKREQRLNRHLVEVLERVNSKGYKVYGAGSSLYGGTITINARKFEEMNAELEENKELAQNRHCELEKLRQDFEEVTTQNEKLKVELRSAVEEVVKETPEYRCMQSQFSVLYNESLQLKAHLDEARTLLHGTRGTHQRQVELIERDEVSLHKKLRTEVIQLEDTLAQVRKEYEMLRIEFEQTLAANEQAGPINREMRHLISSLQNHNHQLKGEVLRYKRKLREAQSDLNKTRLRSGSALLQSQSSTEDPKDEPAELKQDPEDLSAQSTASKASQEEVNEIKSKRDEEERERERREKEREREREREKEKEREREKQKLKESEKERDSAKDKEKGKHDDGRKKEAEIIKQLKIELKKAQESQKEMKLLLDMYRSAPKEQRDKVQLMAAEKKSKGELEDLRQRLKDLEDKEKKENKKMADEDALRKIRAVEEQIEYLQKKLAMAKQEEEALLSEMDVTGQAFEDMQEQNIRLMQQLREKDDANFKLMSERIKSNQIHKLLKEEKEELADQVLTLKTQVDAQLQVVRKLEEKEHLLQSNIGTGEKELGLRTQALEMNKRKAMEAAQLADDLKAQLELAQKKLHDFQDEIVENSVTKEKDMFNFKRAQEDISRLRRKLETTKKPDNVPKCDEILMEEIKDYKARLTCPCCNMRKKDAVLTKCFHVFCFECVKTRYDTRQRKCPKCNAAFGANDFHRIYIG; encoded by the exons ATGCTGGATCAACGGCAAGCCATTGAAGATGAACTCCGTGAGCACATTGAAAAACTGGAACGAAGACAGGCCACCGATGATGCCTCACTATTGATCGTCAACCGGTACTGGAGTCAG TTTGATGAAAACATCCGTATCATCCTTAAACGTTATGATCTGGAGCAGGGTTTGGGAGACCTACTCACAGAAAGAAAAGCCCTTGTTGTGCCTGAGCCGGAACCAGACTCTGATAGCAATCAGGAACGGAAAGATGACCGAGAGAGAG ggGAAGGGCAAGAGCCAGCTTTCTCTTTCCTTGCTACTTTGGCCAGCAGTTCCAGTGAAGAGATGGAATCTCAGCTGCAGGAGCGCGTGGAGTCCTCCCGCCGAGCTGTGTCCCAGATTGTGACCGTCTATGATAAACTGCAAGAAAAAGTGGAGCTCTTATCGCGGAAGCTGAACAGTGGAG ATAATCTGATAGTGGAGGAAGCAGTGCAGGAGCTGAATTCCTTCCTTGCACAAGAGGACATGAGGCTACAAGAATTGACAGACCTCCTTCAGGAGAAGCATTGCACCATGTCTCAGGAG TTCGCCAAGTTGCAGAGTAAAGTGGAGACAGCTGAGTCACGAGTATCTGTCCTGGAGTCCATGATTGATGACCTGCAGTGGGATATTGACAAAATTCGAAAGAGGGAACAGCGACTCAATCGACACTTAGTAGAAGTCCTAGAACGG GTGAATTCAAAAGGTTATAAAGTATACGGTGCAGGGAGCAGTCTCTATGGCGGCACAATCACTATCAATGCCCGGAAG tTTGAGGAAATGAACGCAGAGCTCGAGGAGAACAAAGAGTTGGCTCAGAACCGTCACTGTGAGCTGGAGAAACTTCGGCAAGACTTTGAGGAGGTCActacacaaaatgaaaagctgAAG GTGGAATTGCGGAGTGCTGTGGAGGAAGTGGTCAAGGAGACTCCAGAATATCGCTGCATGCAGTCACAGTTCTCTGTCCTGTACAACGAGAGCCTGCAGTTGAAAGCCCACTTGGATGAGGCTCGGACCCTGCTTCATGGCACCAGGGGGACCCACCAACGCCAAGTTGAGCTCATTGAG CGAGATGAGGTTAGTCTTCATAAGAAGCTGAGGACCGAAGTGATCCAGCTAGAAGATACACTGGCCCAGGTCCGCAAGGAGTATGAAATGCTGAGGATAGAATTTGAGCAGACCCTTGCTGCCAACGAACAAGCAG GCCCCATAAACCGGGAGATGCGCCACCTCATCAGTAGCCTCCAGAATCACAATCACCAGCTGAAAGGGGAGGTCCTAAGGTATAAGCGGAAACTGAGAGAAGCCCAGTCTGACCTGAACAAG ACACGGCTGCGCAGTGGGAGTGCCCTCCTGCAGTCTCAGTCCAGTACCGAGGACCCTAAGGACGAGCCTGCAGAGCTAAAACAAGATCCTGAGGACTTGTCTGCCCAGTCCACCGCATCGAAGGCATCTCAGGAGGAAGTCAACGAAATTAAGTCCAAACGCGATGAGGAAGAGCGAGAacgagaaaggagggagaaagagagggagcgAGAAAGAGAgcgggagaaggaaaaggagagagaacgagagaaacagaaactaaaagagtcagaaaaagagagagattctgctaaagataaagagaaagggaaacatgatgatggaaggaaaaaggaagcagaaatTATCAAACAATTGAAGATTGAGCTCAA GAAGGCACAGGAGAGCCAAAAGGAGATGAAACTATTGCTAGATATGTACCGCTCTGCCCCAAAGGAACAGAGAGACAAGGTTCAGCTAATGGCAGCTGAGAAGAAGTCTAAGGGAGAG TTGGAAGATTTAAGGCAAAGACTCAAAGATCTGGaagataaggagaaaaaagagaacaagaaaatGGCTGATGAAGATGCCCTGAGGAAGATCCGGGCAGTAGAGGAGCAGATAGAATACCTGCAGAAGAAGCTGGCCATGGCCAAGCAG GAGGAAGAAGCTCTCCTCTCTGAGATGGACGTCACAGGCCAGGCCTTTGAAGACATGCAGGAGCAAAATATCCGTTTGATGCAGCAGTTGAGGGAGAAGGATGATGCAAATTTCAAGCTCATGTCAGAACGTATCAAGTCCAATCAGATCCATAAGCTgctgaaagaagagaaggaggagctgGCAGACCAGGTTTTGACTCTGAAGACTCAG gttGATGCCCAGTTACAGGTAGTGAGGAAACTGGAAGAGAAGGAGCATCTGTTACAAAGCAACATTGGCACAGGGGAGAAGGAGCTGGGTCTTAGGACCCAAGCCTTAGAGATGAATAAACGCAAG GCAATGGAGGCAGCCCAGCTTGCAGATGACCTCAAAGCACAGTTGGAGTTGGCTCAGAAGAAGCTACATGATTTTCAGGATGAGATTGTGGAGAACAGTGTCACCAAAGAAAAAGATATGTTCAATTTCAAACGGGCCCAG GAGGACATCTCTAGACTTCGAAGGAAGCTGGAGACCACAAAGAAACCAGACAATGTACCCAAATGTGATGAGATTCTGATGGAGGAGATTAAGGATTACAAG gcaCGCCTGACCTGTCCGTGTTGCAACATGCGTAAAAAGGATGCTGTACTTACCAAGTGTTTTCACGTTTTCTGCTTTGAGTGTGTGAAGACCCGCTATGACACCCGCCAGCGCAAATGTCCCAAGTGTAATGCTGCTTTTGGTGCCAATGATTTCCATCGCATCTACATTGGTTGA